Proteins co-encoded in one Spirosoma endbachense genomic window:
- a CDS encoding DUF6603 domain-containing protein, which translates to MTVNKPWHGPKRKSYYPDEDMGTLEEIGKHLALAVRPLKDAVSDAAHFRQFIYQLGWKPTDIPPSFTALTTRVDEALSELDALMANPDPVKALNVLDKVKAVYEALESISETPPGVNDAVTFLAEIQERIFELLVVDYLTIAWPFLLNFFKMTGVIEQLAVPGTADRSRPSFIRQKLNWDKIPQILTHPDQLPELIYGWGTPNFNFELFAEHLLELLYALRIPVSLSPIDTDTGYRYVDADPDDPASPRVDQFIRIAFAYLNIAGQDRDLGLAVLDLPAVDTKLPGIIIQPALPSEITLPTLRVRDDVNLIIRAGTNIASLFGILIRPGEISVKYPFQDGQLPSAGFGAGVEYAPVQTQTVVGSENGTRLELKGGSLEFSFLFNGSDPELKIGGKLTDFALILNPADADSFIRKLIGSGQMKIPFTLGFEWSNKNGIKFTGGGGFEVAVHPHLVLGPISIEELLIRLRGETDPKPAAILEIGAGIKGQLGPLTLVVQNIGLALVTTFDRGNAGPFDIDLGFKPPTGVGISINGGGFTGGGFLFFDDAKKEYSGGLELTFSDTISLKAIGILTTRMPDGSDGFSLLIIITAEFTPIQLGYGFTLNGVGGLLGLNRTYLIEELRKGVNDGSLNSILFPQNIVANATSIVSNLKRIFPPQQGHFLIGPMAKIGWGTPTLISLELGLLLEIPRPGFALLGVLRMNLPEEQAPIVKIQVNFLGYVDFDKGQISFDASLINSRILTFTLTGDMVLRLYWKENANFLVSIGGFHPSYTPPPMSLPAMKRLSLVIFSGNPSLKAESYFAITSNTVQFGAKIELSADASVFNVYGFLSLDVLVQFSPLYFIADVAAMLAVRSGSHTLFSVKLKLTLEGPTPWHAHGEASFEIGFIFTVTITVHFDKTFGERRTDTLPPVRVIDKLMEALNQSGNWRLDLPVGNQYVSLRELPQDGQALILHPFGTLNVTQKIVPLRLDIARFGYQQPDGPRRFAISGVKVGNTQSTPTDEDYEKEQFAPAQFIEMSDAEKLSRPSFEAFDSGVRVGGSTQPQSDYAVGLDVAYELIYVPEKQKPKRLTFDRSLFGLYLSTNAIARSSLAEGQRKPSVLGTEPVRVRPETFAVATSDTLQLHQQLVFSTETEARQALNNLVRQDAGLADELQVIPSYQLN; encoded by the coding sequence ATGACGGTTAACAAACCGTGGCACGGCCCGAAGCGAAAGTCCTATTATCCTGATGAAGACATGGGTACTTTAGAAGAGATCGGGAAGCATCTGGCACTGGCCGTTCGTCCGTTGAAAGACGCGGTGAGTGACGCGGCTCATTTTCGGCAATTTATCTACCAGCTGGGCTGGAAACCCACCGACATACCACCATCTTTTACGGCCCTGACCACCAGGGTCGATGAGGCTCTGTCCGAACTGGATGCGCTGATGGCCAATCCTGACCCGGTAAAGGCGCTGAATGTGCTGGACAAAGTGAAAGCGGTATACGAAGCGCTGGAATCAATCAGTGAAACTCCGCCGGGGGTTAACGATGCGGTTACGTTTCTGGCTGAGATTCAGGAGCGGATTTTCGAATTGCTGGTTGTCGATTACCTCACCATAGCCTGGCCATTTCTGCTCAATTTCTTCAAAATGACGGGCGTCATCGAGCAACTAGCCGTGCCCGGTACCGCCGATCGTAGCCGTCCGTCCTTTATCCGACAGAAACTGAATTGGGATAAGATTCCGCAGATACTGACTCATCCTGATCAACTTCCTGAACTGATTTACGGATGGGGCACTCCTAATTTCAATTTCGAGCTGTTTGCCGAACACCTGCTCGAACTCCTGTATGCGCTGCGGATTCCAGTCTCGCTATCACCCATAGATACCGACACCGGCTATCGTTACGTTGATGCCGACCCCGATGATCCTGCCAGTCCGCGTGTCGATCAGTTTATCCGCATCGCCTTTGCGTACCTGAACATTGCCGGGCAGGATCGGGATCTGGGTCTGGCGGTTTTAGACCTGCCAGCTGTCGATACCAAGCTGCCGGGCATCATTATTCAGCCTGCCTTGCCCTCGGAGATTACCTTACCGACATTGCGGGTCCGTGACGATGTGAACCTGATTATCCGGGCCGGCACTAACATTGCGTCGCTGTTCGGCATTTTGATCCGACCCGGTGAGATCTCGGTAAAGTACCCATTTCAGGACGGTCAGCTCCCTTCGGCTGGCTTTGGGGCAGGTGTGGAGTACGCACCGGTTCAGACGCAAACCGTGGTTGGAAGCGAGAACGGAACCCGTCTCGAACTGAAAGGAGGTTCACTGGAGTTCAGTTTCCTGTTCAATGGCAGTGATCCTGAACTGAAAATTGGTGGTAAGCTGACCGATTTTGCGCTGATTCTCAATCCCGCCGATGCCGACAGTTTTATTCGGAAACTCATCGGGAGTGGACAAATGAAAATCCCGTTTACGCTTGGATTTGAATGGTCAAATAAGAACGGCATTAAGTTTACGGGCGGGGGTGGTTTTGAAGTGGCCGTACATCCACATCTGGTATTGGGGCCGATTTCCATTGAGGAACTACTCATCCGGCTGCGTGGAGAAACTGATCCCAAACCAGCCGCTATTCTGGAAATAGGCGCGGGCATTAAAGGACAATTGGGGCCGCTAACGCTGGTAGTGCAGAACATTGGACTGGCCCTGGTCACGACCTTCGATCGGGGTAATGCCGGACCATTCGACATTGATCTGGGCTTCAAACCCCCAACGGGCGTGGGTATTTCGATCAATGGCGGAGGCTTTACGGGCGGAGGGTTTCTGTTTTTCGACGATGCCAAAAAAGAATACTCGGGCGGACTCGAGCTTACGTTTTCGGATACCATTTCCCTCAAGGCAATCGGGATTCTGACTACCCGGATGCCCGATGGCAGCGATGGTTTTTCGTTGCTGATTATCATTACAGCCGAGTTTACGCCCATTCAGCTCGGGTATGGTTTTACACTTAACGGGGTAGGCGGGCTACTTGGCCTCAACCGAACGTATCTGATTGAGGAACTGCGCAAAGGCGTTAATGACGGTTCGCTCAATTCGATTCTGTTTCCGCAAAACATTGTCGCCAATGCCACCAGTATCGTTAGTAACCTCAAACGGATTTTTCCCCCTCAGCAAGGGCATTTTCTGATCGGGCCAATGGCTAAGATCGGTTGGGGAACACCCACACTGATCAGTCTTGAGCTGGGTTTGTTGCTCGAAATTCCGCGACCGGGTTTTGCCCTGTTGGGTGTACTCCGGATGAATTTACCCGAGGAACAGGCACCCATTGTGAAAATTCAGGTCAACTTCCTGGGCTACGTCGATTTCGATAAAGGGCAGATTTCGTTCGATGCATCGCTGATCAATTCCCGGATTCTGACGTTCACGCTCACGGGCGATATGGTCTTACGGCTGTACTGGAAAGAAAACGCCAACTTTCTGGTTTCGATCGGCGGGTTCCATCCATCCTATACGCCCCCGCCGATGTCGCTTCCTGCCATGAAGCGGCTGAGTCTGGTTATTTTCTCGGGGAATCCGAGTCTTAAGGCCGAATCGTATTTCGCCATTACGTCTAATACCGTTCAGTTCGGCGCCAAAATTGAGTTGAGCGCCGACGCCAGCGTTTTCAACGTGTATGGGTTTCTGTCTCTCGACGTACTGGTTCAGTTTTCGCCCCTGTATTTCATCGCCGATGTAGCCGCAATGCTGGCCGTTCGGTCGGGATCGCATACGTTGTTCAGTGTCAAGCTCAAACTAACGCTCGAAGGCCCCACGCCCTGGCATGCGCATGGGGAAGCATCGTTTGAAATAGGCTTCATATTTACCGTTACCATTACTGTCCATTTCGACAAAACGTTTGGCGAACGCCGTACCGATACGCTCCCCCCGGTCCGCGTCATCGATAAATTGATGGAAGCCCTCAACCAATCAGGTAACTGGCGGCTTGATTTACCCGTTGGTAATCAGTATGTTTCGCTGCGGGAGTTGCCGCAGGATGGCCAGGCGCTAATCCTGCATCCGTTCGGAACGCTGAACGTAACGCAGAAAATTGTACCCCTGCGTCTGGACATTGCCCGCTTTGGTTATCAGCAACCTGATGGTCCACGACGATTCGCTATATCGGGCGTGAAAGTGGGCAATACCCAGTCGACGCCTACCGATGAAGACTACGAAAAAGAGCAGTTTGCCCCGGCTCAATTCATTGAGATGTCGGACGCTGAAAAGCTCTCCAGACCTTCGTTTGAGGCTTTTGATTCAGGAGTGCGAGTGGGAGGGTCGACGCAGCCACAGAGTGATTATGCGGTTGGTCTGGATGTGGCCTACGAACTGATTTATGTCCCTGAAAAACAAAAACCGAAACGCCTGACTTTTGATCGCAGCCTGTTTGGGCTTTATCTGTCAACCAATGCGATCGCTCGCTCCTCATTGGCCGAAGGGCAGCGCAAACCATCGGTGCTGGGAACAGAACCGGTTCGGGTCCGTCCCGAAACATTTGCCGTCGCTACATCAGATACGCTGCAACTGCATCAGCAGCTGGTGTTTAGCACAGAAACGGAAGCGCGGCAAGCGCTAAATAACCTTGTTCGACAGGATGCCGGATTAGCCGACGAATTGCAGGTAATTCCTTCCTACCAACTTAACTGA